A portion of the Sphaerochaeta pleomorpha str. Grapes genome contains these proteins:
- the garD gene encoding galactarate dehydratase — MMVQLIKIDANDNVAILTEAATKGTMFPEGVILKEDIPQAHKVALADLKKGQAVLRYGVVLGYLLKDVPKGGWINETSLALPDQPGLDAMEFGHPCPDFLPDPPLETFEGYDNGPDSYAGTRNLFAITTTVQCVSPVVDQLVTQIRKSLLPNYPNVEDVVALNHAYGCGVAINAPDAQIPIRSIKNLMRNPNFGGQIMVVGLGCEKLTVDKLLESEEINKDNVVILQDYPGYGAMMQALLSMAETKLKVLNERKRTTLPLSKLCIGMQCGGSDAFSGITANPSAGFASDLLVKAGSTVMFSEVTEVRDGVHLLALRCVDKEARDKLAKEIGWYDDYLAKGMVDRSANPTPGNKKGGLSNIVEKAMGSIAKSGHSPIVEVIGPGELPTKHGLIFAATPASDIVCGPSQLASGIALQVFMTGRGTPYGLSEAPVIKVCSRNDLKQHWDDLIDLNAGGIATGEETVEQVGLRLFNLIIDVASGRKKTFAEQYGLHNFLCVFNPAPIT, encoded by the coding sequence ATGATGGTTCAATTGATCAAGATAGATGCCAATGATAACGTTGCAATCCTTACCGAAGCCGCTACCAAGGGGACAATGTTCCCTGAAGGGGTAATTCTTAAAGAGGATATCCCCCAGGCACATAAAGTTGCACTTGCAGACTTGAAAAAAGGGCAGGCTGTTCTGCGCTATGGGGTTGTCCTGGGGTATTTGCTCAAGGATGTCCCTAAAGGCGGTTGGATCAACGAGACTTCTTTGGCTCTTCCTGATCAACCTGGCCTTGATGCAATGGAATTTGGTCATCCCTGTCCGGATTTTCTCCCTGATCCGCCATTAGAGACGTTTGAAGGCTATGACAATGGTCCCGATAGTTATGCAGGAACGCGGAATCTGTTTGCCATTACCACAACTGTACAGTGTGTGTCCCCTGTTGTGGACCAGTTGGTTACCCAGATTCGCAAATCCTTGCTTCCCAACTATCCGAATGTCGAGGATGTCGTGGCTCTCAACCACGCCTATGGTTGTGGCGTTGCCATCAACGCGCCTGATGCCCAGATTCCTATCCGATCGATTAAAAATCTGATGCGTAATCCCAATTTCGGTGGCCAGATTATGGTCGTTGGTTTAGGGTGTGAGAAGCTTACGGTTGATAAACTGCTTGAAAGCGAGGAAATCAACAAGGACAATGTCGTGATACTCCAGGATTATCCAGGATACGGTGCGATGATGCAGGCGCTTCTTAGCATGGCTGAAACCAAGCTGAAGGTGCTTAACGAGCGCAAGCGGACAACACTTCCCCTGTCAAAACTCTGTATTGGTATGCAATGCGGTGGCAGTGATGCCTTCAGTGGCATTACGGCCAACCCCAGTGCAGGGTTTGCTTCCGACCTTTTGGTAAAAGCCGGCTCCACGGTCATGTTCAGCGAGGTGACCGAGGTCCGCGACGGCGTACACCTGCTAGCCTTGAGGTGTGTAGACAAAGAGGCGAGGGACAAGCTTGCAAAGGAAATCGGGTGGTACGACGATTACCTTGCCAAAGGAATGGTAGACCGCTCTGCGAATCCAACCCCAGGCAATAAAAAAGGCGGTCTTTCCAATATTGTTGAAAAAGCAATGGGCTCCATTGCCAAGAGTGGCCATTCCCCCATTGTCGAGGTAATCGGACCAGGCGAGCTGCCTACCAAACACGGATTAATCTTTGCAGCCACGCCAGCAAGCGATATTGTCTGCGGACCTTCCCAGCTAGCCAGTGGGATTGCCCTGCAGGTATTCATGACAGGCAGGGGAACTCCCTATGGGCTTAGTGAGGCTCCTGTTATCAAGGTGTGTTCCCGCAATGATTTGAAACAGCATTGGGATGATCTGATCGACTTGAATGCCGGTGGCATAGCTACCGGTGAAGAGACAGTCGAACAAGTCGGACTCAGGTTGTTCAATTTGATCATTGATGTTGCCAGCGGCCGGAAGAAGACGTTTGCAGAGCAATACGGGTTGCATAATTTTTTGTGTGTGTTCAACCCGGCCCCGATTACCTGA
- a CDS encoding dihydrodipicolinate synthase family protein has product MFKPYGIIPPVISPLHEDGSFNESVYRIMIDRLIANGVHGIFPLGTTGEFYAFTPEQSRRIFEITVDQVANRVPVYAGANSITTRGAIELVKIAQECKVEAVSVLTPMFISQTQEELYGFYKTIAANTDLPVIIYNNRPKTNVHIEPKTIARLSEIKNIVGVKDSTGDFTNTEEYIRLTRGNDEFGVLLGRDTLIYAGLCYGAVGAIASCANVAPRITADIYDKYIAGDLAGALEAQFTLAPLRIATGMGTFPQVIKEGLELEGIKVGKCLDPIASLSDEQRETLRCVMQTMGLL; this is encoded by the coding sequence ATGTTTAAACCCTATGGTATTATTCCACCGGTTATCTCGCCGTTGCATGAGGATGGTTCGTTCAATGAATCGGTGTATCGGATAATGATCGACCGCCTGATAGCCAATGGAGTCCATGGCATTTTTCCCTTGGGCACCACCGGCGAGTTCTATGCCTTTACCCCCGAGCAGAGCAGAAGGATTTTCGAGATTACGGTAGACCAGGTTGCCAACAGAGTGCCTGTCTACGCAGGGGCTAACAGTATCACCACCCGTGGGGCTATTGAATTGGTAAAGATTGCCCAGGAATGCAAGGTCGAGGCGGTCAGTGTTTTGACTCCCATGTTTATCTCCCAGACCCAGGAAGAGCTATATGGGTTCTATAAGACCATAGCTGCGAATACTGATCTTCCGGTTATTATCTATAACAATCGTCCGAAGACAAACGTGCATATCGAACCCAAGACCATCGCCCGGCTTTCTGAAATCAAGAATATTGTCGGAGTCAAGGATAGTACCGGGGACTTTACCAACACTGAGGAATATATTCGCCTGACTCGGGGAAACGATGAATTCGGAGTCCTTTTGGGACGCGATACGCTTATTTACGCAGGGCTCTGTTATGGGGCTGTCGGGGCTATTGCCTCCTGTGCGAATGTCGCCCCCCGTATCACAGCCGACATATATGACAAATATATTGCAGGGGATTTGGCCGGCGCCCTTGAAGCCCAGTTCACGTTGGCCCCCTTGCGCATTGCAACCGGGATGGGGACGTTTCCCCAGGTAATCAAGGAAGGGTTGGAGCTTGAAGGCATTAAGGTAGGCAAATGTCTCGACCCTATTGCCTCATTGAGCGATGAGCAGAGAGAAACGCTTCGCTGTGTCATGCAGACCATGGGTTTGCTATAG
- a CDS encoding tripartite tricarboxylate transporter TctB family protein, which yields MFKVSYKPSTSHWIFPPIIMGILAILLAILFVQHLLKCKKEGKPVFKVKGYRFFVENWDKFRLLGTLVLLVAYFPAMELIGFLPASILFVFLFNVLFCGAKQLASIPIAFKTRTFWSNSDFKSLLISLIISVVSSVLVWFIFGQVFKITLP from the coding sequence ATGTTTAAAGTAAGTTACAAACCCTCCACTTCCCATTGGATTTTTCCTCCGATAATCATGGGAATTCTCGCCATCCTTTTAGCCATACTGTTTGTGCAACATCTGCTGAAATGCAAAAAGGAAGGGAAACCGGTCTTCAAGGTGAAGGGTTACCGGTTTTTTGTAGAAAACTGGGATAAGTTCAGACTCTTGGGGACGCTGGTTCTGCTTGTCGCCTATTTTCCTGCCATGGAACTTATCGGATTTCTCCCTGCCTCCATTCTCTTTGTCTTTTTATTCAACGTCCTGTTCTGTGGAGCGAAACAACTCGCTTCGATTCCGATTGCCTTCAAGACGCGTACGTTTTGGTCTAACTCAGATTTCAAATCCTTGCTGATTTCTCTGATCATCTCGGTAGTCTCCTCAGTACTGGTCTGGTTTATCTTTGGACAAGTTTTCAAGATCACATTGCCCTAA
- the garR gene encoding 2-hydroxy-3-oxopropionate reductase → MKVGFIGLGIMGKPMAKNLLKAGHSLVVCDFNQNAVAELIALGAESAPNGAAVAQSCSLIITMVPNSPHVRAIALGKDGILDGAKEGTVLIDMSSIDPVESRAIGAELAKKGIEMIDAPVSGGEPKAIDGTISIMCGGKKALFDLYKPLLEVMGGSVVYVGELGAGNVAKLSNQIIVALNIAAVSEAMTLAKKAGVDPQLVFEAIRGGLAGSTVMNAKVPMILDRNFKPGFRVELHIKDLNNALNAGHAVSAPLPLTSQAMEIMQALKSDGLQGEDHCSMVKYYEKLANVVVE, encoded by the coding sequence ATGAAAGTCGGATTTATCGGATTGGGAATTATGGGAAAGCCAATGGCCAAGAACCTGCTCAAAGCAGGCCACAGCTTGGTCGTGTGCGATTTTAATCAGAATGCAGTAGCAGAATTGATTGCCTTGGGTGCTGAGTCAGCCCCCAACGGAGCAGCTGTTGCCCAATCTTGTAGTTTGATCATAACCATGGTTCCCAATTCTCCCCATGTACGTGCGATTGCATTAGGTAAAGATGGCATATTGGATGGAGCCAAAGAAGGAACCGTCCTTATCGATATGAGTTCAATCGACCCAGTGGAAAGCAGGGCTATCGGTGCTGAGCTTGCCAAAAAGGGAATCGAGATGATCGACGCCCCTGTAAGTGGCGGAGAGCCTAAGGCCATCGACGGGACCATCTCTATCATGTGTGGTGGCAAGAAAGCATTGTTTGACCTGTATAAGCCCTTGCTTGAGGTAATGGGAGGGTCAGTCGTATATGTCGGGGAGCTTGGGGCTGGAAACGTTGCAAAACTCTCCAACCAGATAATCGTTGCCCTTAATATCGCAGCGGTCAGCGAAGCGATGACCTTGGCAAAGAAAGCAGGGGTCGACCCCCAGCTCGTCTTTGAAGCCATCCGCGGAGGCCTTGCCGGATCAACGGTCATGAATGCAAAGGTCCCCATGATCCTGGATAGGAATTTCAAACCGGGCTTCCGTGTCGAACTGCACATCAAAGACTTGAATAATGCGCTCAATGCCGGTCATGCGGTAAGCGCACCCCTTCCTTTGACAAGCCAGGCAATGGAAATCATGCAGGCTTTGAAGAGTGACGGATTGCAGGGTGAGGACCATTGTTCGATGGTCAAATATTACGAGAAGCTTGCGAACGTCGTGGTTGAGTAG
- a CDS encoding helix-turn-helix domain-containing protein, which produces MNYTIHLVQQLGPVLKGIRKKSGMTQKQVAEKVGLLPKTISALESGSPRSTLDSLFTLLSAYGYTIELAQKVEDSPSAFDW; this is translated from the coding sequence ATGAACTATACCATACACCTCGTGCAACAGCTGGGCCCAGTCTTGAAAGGAATTCGAAAAAAGTCGGGGATGACACAAAAACAAGTAGCCGAAAAAGTAGGCCTGCTTCCCAAAACAATCTCGGCCCTGGAATCTGGTTCCCCAAGAAGCACCCTCGACAGCTTATTCACGTTGTTGAGCGCCTATGGCTATACCATTGAACTCGCTCAAAAAGTTGAAGATTCACCTTCAGCCTTTGACTGGTAA
- a CDS encoding enolase C-terminal domain-like protein, with the protein MNSIEKKNIPSIVAMQVYPVAGRDSMLLNLSGAHGPYFTRNIVVLTDSNGLLGVGEVPGGEKITAALNQVKDLVVGTLVSQYKQTLLQVKKALGNQEDDVRGQQTFDLRTGIHVLTAIEAPLLDLLGKFLEVPVAQLLGDGQVRNKVKVLGYLFYVADRNKTDLPYLSEEESKVDWYRLRREEAVTPESIVALAKASKELYGFSDFKLKGGVFEGKEEMKAIRALKEAFPEARITLDPNGGWSLKEAIELCKDMHGILTYCEDPCGAEGTYSGREIMAEFRRATGLPTATNMIATDWRQMAHSLALQSVDIPLADCHFWTMGGAVRVGQLCDELGLTWGSHSNNHFDISLAMIAHVAAAVPGNPTAIDTHWIWQEGTERLTHVPPVIKDGYLEVSSRPGLGIDVDMEQILKANEVYEKHCLGARNDAAGMQYLIPGWEFNPKKPAMVR; encoded by the coding sequence ATGAACAGCATTGAAAAAAAGAACATTCCCTCCATTGTTGCTATGCAGGTGTATCCGGTAGCCGGACGCGACAGCATGCTGCTGAATCTTAGCGGGGCCCATGGACCCTACTTTACCCGTAACATTGTTGTCTTGACCGACAGCAACGGCCTTTTGGGTGTGGGGGAAGTCCCTGGCGGGGAGAAGATTACCGCGGCTCTGAACCAAGTTAAAGACCTGGTAGTCGGAACGTTGGTTTCCCAGTATAAGCAGACGCTCTTGCAGGTGAAAAAGGCCCTGGGCAACCAGGAAGATGATGTTCGTGGACAGCAGACCTTCGACCTGAGGACCGGAATCCATGTGCTTACTGCCATTGAAGCCCCTTTGTTGGACCTTTTGGGCAAGTTCCTTGAAGTTCCCGTGGCCCAGTTGCTCGGTGATGGACAAGTCCGGAATAAAGTAAAGGTACTTGGCTATCTTTTCTACGTTGCAGACAGGAACAAGACTGACCTTCCCTATCTTAGTGAAGAGGAAAGTAAGGTTGACTGGTACCGACTCAGACGCGAAGAGGCTGTTACCCCGGAGTCAATCGTTGCCTTGGCCAAGGCAAGCAAAGAACTCTATGGTTTTTCCGATTTCAAACTCAAGGGCGGAGTGTTCGAGGGCAAGGAAGAGATGAAAGCCATCCGTGCTTTGAAAGAAGCCTTTCCCGAAGCACGTATCACCCTTGACCCCAACGGAGGCTGGTCCCTCAAGGAAGCTATTGAACTTTGCAAGGATATGCACGGAATTCTCACCTATTGCGAAGATCCCTGTGGAGCCGAAGGTACCTACAGCGGGCGCGAGATCATGGCGGAGTTCCGCCGTGCAACCGGTTTGCCTACTGCCACGAATATGATTGCCACCGATTGGAGGCAGATGGCCCACTCCCTGGCTTTGCAGAGTGTCGACATTCCCCTTGCCGATTGCCATTTCTGGACCATGGGCGGGGCTGTGCGGGTTGGTCAGCTCTGTGATGAGCTTGGACTTACCTGGGGAAGTCATTCAAACAACCATTTCGATATTTCCCTTGCTATGATCGCACATGTAGCGGCAGCTGTTCCCGGTAATCCTACTGCCATCGACACCCATTGGATCTGGCAGGAAGGAACCGAAAGGCTTACCCACGTGCCACCAGTTATCAAGGACGGGTATCTTGAAGTTTCCTCCAGACCGGGTTTGGGGATCGATGTCGATATGGAACAGATTCTCAAGGCAAACGAAGTCTATGAAAAACACTGTCTTGGTGCAAGAAATGATGCTGCTGGTATGCAATACCTTATTCCCGGTTGGGAATTCAACCCTAAAAAACCGGCAATGGTACGGTAG
- a CDS encoding sensor domain-containing diguanylate cyclase, protein MIKKLTHYKLTILLMLILIPSFIAVGLLNYYVQRDSIREELITTSLPLVRDLIDWEISTRLQDPLLASSLMARDTFLIDWIEDGEIDSRKIEKYLESIRIEHGFATSFFVSAKTLRYYSYQGVYKEISTENAHDIWYYDFINSQQGVALDVDTDEVSAGKLTIFINYRVESTTGELLGVVGVGVDMSDIAALLQKTQKTFGRVVYMVDESGLIQAHSDMNIIEKRNIHTTFGIDKIANAILDSKARTLDTQYAGTKGSILLTSRYIPDLKWYIIVEQDERVSLKLIRAMLLKTILIGFVASVLALLTSIRIVNKYNQKLEDSSRLDHLTQINNRMELDHRLLTEFSLCQRSGGTFSVLMIDLDNFKEINDTYGHIAGDDALVKFTQLVNSTLHITDSFGRWGGDEFLLILPKTKGLEGVAIANQLRSHVAGSDALMDFVLTISIGVAELKEDDSIESLLSRTDKALYRAKREGKDRAVLQG, encoded by the coding sequence ATGATTAAAAAGTTGACCCACTATAAGCTGACAATATTGCTCATGTTGATACTTATTCCATCCTTCATCGCAGTAGGGCTCCTTAATTATTATGTGCAAAGGGATTCTATCCGTGAAGAATTGATCACGACCTCTTTGCCGTTGGTCCGTGACCTTATCGATTGGGAAATCAGTACCAGATTGCAGGACCCGCTTCTTGCTTCCTCCCTGATGGCTCGCGATACGTTCTTGATCGACTGGATTGAGGATGGAGAGATTGATTCTAGGAAAATAGAGAAATATCTCGAGTCCATACGTATTGAACATGGGTTTGCCACTTCTTTCTTTGTCTCAGCGAAGACTTTACGCTATTATAGCTACCAAGGTGTATACAAAGAGATCAGCACAGAAAATGCCCATGATATCTGGTATTATGATTTTATCAATTCTCAACAGGGTGTTGCCCTTGATGTAGATACAGATGAGGTCAGTGCAGGTAAACTCACCATATTTATCAATTACCGGGTTGAGAGCACTACTGGGGAACTTCTCGGGGTTGTTGGGGTCGGTGTGGATATGTCTGATATTGCCGCACTGCTTCAAAAGACCCAGAAGACCTTCGGACGGGTAGTCTATATGGTCGATGAATCGGGTTTGATACAGGCTCATTCAGATATGAATATCATCGAGAAACGAAACATTCATACTACCTTTGGAATCGACAAGATTGCCAATGCTATCCTGGACTCCAAAGCGAGGACCCTTGATACTCAGTATGCGGGAACCAAGGGAAGTATACTCTTGACCTCTCGCTATATCCCGGATCTCAAGTGGTATATCATCGTAGAGCAGGACGAACGGGTTTCCCTCAAGCTTATAAGGGCGATGCTGCTGAAGACAATATTGATAGGGTTCGTTGCTTCGGTCTTGGCGCTATTGACCAGCATCAGGATAGTCAATAAATATAACCAAAAACTCGAGGATTCTTCCCGTCTCGATCATCTTACCCAGATAAACAATCGGATGGAACTCGATCACAGGCTCCTTACCGAGTTTTCCCTTTGCCAGCGTTCTGGGGGCACTTTCTCGGTATTGATGATCGACTTGGATAATTTCAAGGAGATTAACGATACTTACGGACATATAGCCGGAGACGATGCCTTGGTCAAGTTCACTCAACTAGTGAACTCTACGTTACACATAACAGATAGCTTTGGCCGTTGGGGTGGGGATGAATTCTTGCTCATTCTTCCAAAGACAAAGGGGCTTGAAGGGGTTGCTATAGCAAATCAACTTCGTTCGCACGTCGCTGGTAGTGATGCCTTAATGGATTTCGTACTTACTATAAGTATAGGGGTCGCTGAACTGAAGGAGGATGACTCCATAGAGAGCCTTCTTTCACGTACCGATAAGGCACTCTATAGGGCGAAACGCGAGGGCAAAGACCGAGCTGTTTTGCAAGGATGA
- a CDS encoding tripartite tricarboxylate transporter permease yields MEVFSFGVIQLMMSFIGVVVGIIFGALPGMTATMAIAIFLPLTYAYDLNTSLFLLLGLYVGGISGGLIPAILINIPGTPSSICTGFEGFPMTKKGEGTRALRIGITASLVGGLISLICLWFFTPPLARVAINFSAIEKFLIIVFALTIIAALSKGSMVKGFFAGFLGVLVSLIGQFPDNNKIRMVPDFLNMDLRMGFQLLPVLIGLFALVQIFQEAETGMKDPHMKADVSKSTRKFSFKDFKDQKLNLLRSGIIGTFIGVLPGVGGSAASLLSYSQAKNGSKHPEKFGTGIVDGLVASETANNGLTGGALIPLLSLGIPGDSTTAVLIGAFMLQGIQVGPLFITNNPGTWQTILIAMGIANILMFLVMFYPIKYIVKIINFPRTRIYPVIILLCTVGSYAVQNGNMFDVWTMLLFGVFGYVLTKFGLSVPSFLIGFILGDDLEKYFIDSIKGSGGSLSCFFSRPIGNVIWVLILLSLVWAFYDEYRAKKRMANGKGSV; encoded by the coding sequence ATGGAAGTGTTTTCATTTGGTGTTATCCAACTCATGATGTCTTTTATTGGTGTCGTGGTAGGTATTATTTTCGGTGCGTTGCCCGGGATGACCGCTACCATGGCCATTGCCATTTTTCTCCCCTTGACCTATGCCTATGACCTTAATACGTCGTTGTTTCTTTTGCTTGGGTTGTATGTCGGAGGAATATCAGGTGGGTTGATCCCCGCTATTCTCATTAATATTCCAGGAACCCCTTCTTCGATCTGTACTGGGTTCGAAGGGTTTCCGATGACCAAGAAAGGGGAAGGGACAAGGGCGCTTCGTATTGGTATCACAGCCAGTTTGGTAGGTGGTCTAATCAGCTTGATTTGCCTTTGGTTCTTTACCCCACCTTTGGCACGGGTTGCTATCAATTTCTCGGCCATCGAGAAATTCCTGATCATCGTATTTGCTTTGACAATTATTGCGGCGTTGAGTAAAGGAAGTATGGTCAAGGGATTCTTCGCAGGGTTCCTTGGGGTACTGGTTTCCCTCATCGGGCAATTTCCCGATAACAATAAGATTCGAATGGTCCCAGACTTTTTGAATATGGACCTCCGGATGGGTTTCCAGCTTCTTCCTGTGCTTATTGGCCTATTTGCCTTGGTGCAGATATTCCAGGAAGCCGAGACAGGTATGAAAGACCCCCATATGAAAGCAGACGTCTCAAAATCGACACGGAAGTTTTCGTTCAAGGATTTCAAGGATCAGAAATTGAACCTCCTTCGTTCAGGCATCATCGGTACTTTTATCGGTGTCCTTCCCGGGGTTGGTGGCAGTGCCGCCTCTCTTTTGTCCTATTCCCAGGCAAAGAATGGCTCGAAACACCCAGAGAAGTTTGGAACTGGCATTGTTGACGGTCTGGTCGCCTCGGAAACGGCAAACAATGGCTTGACCGGCGGAGCCTTGATACCGCTTCTCTCACTAGGGATCCCGGGAGACAGTACCACTGCCGTGCTTATCGGTGCCTTCATGTTGCAGGGTATCCAGGTAGGTCCGTTGTTCATCACAAACAATCCTGGCACCTGGCAGACGATTCTCATTGCCATGGGTATTGCAAATATCCTTATGTTCTTGGTGATGTTCTATCCTATCAAGTATATCGTTAAGATAATCAACTTCCCCCGGACCAGGATTTACCCGGTAATTATCTTGCTGTGTACCGTTGGTTCCTATGCTGTGCAGAACGGGAATATGTTTGATGTCTGGACTATGCTGCTTTTTGGAGTATTTGGGTATGTGCTGACAAAGTTTGGTCTCAGCGTTCCCTCCTTTCTTATCGGATTCATCCTAGGTGACGATTTGGAGAAGTATTTCATCGATTCTATCAAGGGATCGGGCGGGTCTCTCTCCTGTTTCTTCAGCCGTCCCATCGGCAATGTCATATGGGTTTTGATCCTTCTTTCCCTTGTATGGGCTTTTTATGATGAATACCGGGCAAAGAAACGGATGGCAAACGGGAAAGGGAGTGTATGA
- a CDS encoding IclR family transcriptional regulator, which translates to MDSDSDRYNIKTVERAFQILDYASEQSCPVSIQDIGAALDINTNMTFRLLASLVNSGYMVKDASTGLYSVSLKSLRLSRNALHSVEIRKVCMPYLELLWNVFPKANLNMAVYYQGDVLVIDRIDSQSLPRTYFTPGRTLPFHCTGLGKILTCTLPEAEIDQLIKDRGLKQYTLSTITTVEGIKEELKKVRLEQVGRDRNEFISGDNCSAVPVYGKGGQIIAGISISALEPYMKEEEVEASIPKLRETAMKISYTMGFNEGI; encoded by the coding sequence ATGGATTCAGATTCCGACCGCTACAATATAAAAACAGTTGAACGGGCCTTCCAGATTCTTGATTATGCAAGTGAGCAATCTTGCCCTGTTTCAATTCAGGACATCGGCGCTGCCCTCGATATTAACACAAACATGACCTTCAGGCTCCTTGCCTCCTTGGTCAATTCCGGGTACATGGTCAAGGATGCCTCCACAGGCTTATACTCAGTCTCACTTAAATCGCTGAGGTTGTCCCGTAATGCCCTGCACTCGGTGGAAATCAGAAAAGTGTGTATGCCCTACCTTGAGCTTCTGTGGAATGTATTCCCGAAGGCAAACCTCAACATGGCTGTCTATTACCAAGGAGATGTCCTGGTAATCGATCGCATTGACAGCCAGTCCTTGCCCAGGACATATTTCACCCCGGGAAGGACTCTTCCCTTCCATTGCACAGGATTGGGAAAGATCCTTACCTGCACCTTGCCAGAAGCGGAAATCGACCAGCTTATCAAGGACCGTGGCCTGAAACAGTATACGCTCAGTACCATCACAACTGTAGAGGGAATCAAGGAAGAGTTGAAAAAAGTTCGGTTGGAACAGGTAGGAAGAGACCGGAACGAATTTATCAGCGGAGACAACTGCAGTGCCGTCCCTGTGTACGGGAAAGGTGGCCAGATTATTGCCGGTATCAGCATTTCCGCCCTTGAACCCTATATGAAAGAAGAAGAGGTCGAAGCCTCAATTCCCAAACTGAGGGAAACGGCCATGAAGATTTCCTATACCATGGGATTCAACGAAGGGATCTAA